GCGTGGATGAGCATAAATGGGTTTATGATTCATCTGTGGACTACAAAGGCAAGGTTCCTCCCAGAGCTTCTACTGGGGTTTGGAAAGCCTCCCTCTTCATTATCTGTGAGttcttctccctctctccctctatccctctctctctctctttcttataTTGGCTCTTATAGTTAATCGCAAATTCTCTACAATTAATTAAGTTTTCTTAATTACATTTATGTTCACATTAATTAggtctatatatatgtatatagatatatatatttcatgaatAATTTGGGGTACAGAAGCTAAGAATGGAGTCTAATGTACTAAATGCATGTTCTGCATATTAATTGAAGAAGTTTAGAGTCAGAGAGGCATACAGTACTACTGGCTTGGCTTCTTAACCaccatgaatatatatatatatatatatatatatatattaattcatGGGTTGAAAGTGAGTAGCATCGTTCCGCTGTATTTTCTAGAGAGAGGCTTTTGTCAGTTTTGTGACTTCTTGGCCCTCTCATGATTGCTAAAAGTTACATtggggaaaaataaaataaaataaaataaggtccTGATTGGCTTGTGTAAAAGTGTCACCATAAAAAATTAGgtgaaataataattaaaaaaaaagtggCGTGGCGTGGGTTGGGCAGGGGGGGGGGGGTCGTGGTGAAGGGGGTACATGGGAAGAGGGACAAAAGTGGATGGAGAGCAAAATTATGTTTCTAATATTATTTTCACCAGGCCGAGAAATGAAGAGACagaagaaaggagaaaaaaagaaTTTGTTCTGTGGCTAAAAATCTTCCTATCCATAAGTAGATACTATGTAGATAGCCAGGTGAATTAATCCACTATACTCCTCTATACAATCACTTTGAATAGAGGACTAGTTtcgaaagaaaacaaaaattatcattttttgttatattttccttctctgttaaatattattaaaaataaaaatttgctttaacataattaaatattaggaaaaattaaGTATTAATGATGtgtgaaataaaaattttattcataaatttaatttatttatttatttattttctttctaacTTTCTTTATGgcaaacatgaaaatgtggatttcttaatatttttctttcctttctttaatattttccaagtttaaaaCAGGCCTTTGGATTAGGCAATTTCCAAAATTTTAATTGGATTGCTGGTTATTTCTTTTCCTAGATATGCTAAATAAGAAAATGCGTTTAACCCGTGGAAGAATATGTATGCATGAGTTAAACCATTAAACAGGGAAGcaatttaggaatgttgcatgtATTCTTCCTTTGATTGCattgatttttatattttctctatattattttgttcatttattCTTTGGGTTCATGGTTAGCAATTGAGTTTAGTGAAAGGCTGAGCTACTTCGGAATTGCAACAAATCTCATCTCATACCTCATCAAAGTCATACATCAAGACCTCGAAACAGCAGCAAAGAATGTGAATTACTGGACAGGTGTTACCACAATAATGCCCCTCATTGGGGGATTCCTTGCAGATGCCTACACTGGTAGATTTTCCATGGTTCTTCTTTCATCATTCATCTATGTCCTGGTACTGCTACTCTCGTCCTCCCAACACTAAAATCACTACATGTTAATTATAAAGTACTTATAATGCCATCACTAATTTAATGTATCCCCCATTTGTGCATTTTCCTCTCGCTGTGGACATCAGGGCTTAGCTCTTTTGACTATGTCCCAATTCATCCCTGCCCTAAAGCCATGTAATACGGACTCGTGTCACCAACCCAGGAAGGTTCATGAAGTGGTGTTTTTCCTTGCCATCTACTGTATCTCTCTGGGAACTGGGGGATATAAGCCCTGCTTAGAAAGTTTTGGTGCTGATCAATTTGATGACAATCACCCAGAAGAAAGGAAGCAGAAGATGTCTTACTTCAATTGGTGGAACTTCGCCCTCTGCTGTGGGCTCTTCCTTGGTGTGACACTGATAGTATATGCGCAAGATAATGTGGGTTGGGGAATTGCAAGTCTCATTCTCACAGTTGTGATGGCCATTACAATAGTAATCTTCTATGCCGGGAGGCCATTTTATCGATACAGGTTTGCCGAAGGGAGCCCCTTAAAACCCATGTTGCAGGTTCTGGTAGCAGCCGTGATCAAGAGAAATGTACCCTACCCTTCTGATCCTGCTCTATTGTATGAAGTTCCCAAAGCTCAAAGGTCCCAAGGAAGGCTGCTATGCCACACAAATAAGCTCAGGCAAGCAATCAAGTCCACTGTATAAATTATCTTCTTGATCCTCCAAGttagaatttaaaattaaatatatgaGAATTCATTAAATTTGAATATCCTTGAAAATTGCATTAGGAATGAATCCATTCATTGCTTATAAAATCTTAGTGAAATACTATATATAGGAGTATAGGACCAAATGGATTAACTCTCATAATTGAGTAAGACAGTAAGGGCTAGCTAGCTACTGGAATTAACTCTTGCGCATTTGGATTGGCAGGTTTCTAGACAAAGCTGCTGTAGTTGAAGATAAAGAGAATCCATCAAACAATCGCAGAATGAGTCCATGGAGGCTAGCCACAGTTACTCAAGTTGAGGAGCTGAAGCTTGTTCTAAACATGATCCCCATATGGTTGACTTCCTTGACATTTGGGGTAACCGTAGCACAGGCCTCCACATTCTTTGTGAAGCAGGGCAGCACAATGAACCGAAAGATCGGTGACAGTTTTGAGATCCCTCCAGCCTCCGTTTATGCGCTCTCTGCAGTTGGGATGATAATTTCCGTCACAATCTATGACAAGATCCTTGTCCCAATGCTGCGAAAGGCCACTGGAAGTGAAAGAGGCATCAACATCCTCCAGAGGATTGGCATTGGGATGATATTCTCGGTTTTGTCGATGGCAGTCGCAGCTGTGGTCGAAAGGAATAGGCTGAGACTTGTGGAGGAGGAGAGCATAGGAGGAGGAAGCATAGGCCCAACAGTG
This region of Malania oleifera isolate guangnan ecotype guangnan chromosome 10, ASM2987363v1, whole genome shotgun sequence genomic DNA includes:
- the LOC131165373 gene encoding protein NRT1/ PTR FAMILY 5.6-like; protein product: MMEQLEMEDKRKTAEGEATGGVDEHKWVYDSSVDYKGKVPPRASTGVWKASLFIISIEFSERLSYFGIATNLISYLIKVIHQDLETAAKNVNYWTGVTTIMPLIGGFLADAYTGRFSMVLLSSFIYVLGLALLTMSQFIPALKPCNTDSCHQPRKVHEVVFFLAIYCISLGTGGYKPCLESFGADQFDDNHPEERKQKMSYFNWWNFALCCGLFLGVTLIVYAQDNVGWGIASLILTVVMAITIVIFYAGRPFYRYRFAEGSPLKPMLQVLVAAVIKRNVPYPSDPALLYEVPKAQRSQGRLLCHTNKLRFLDKAAVVEDKENPSNNRRMSPWRLATVTQVEELKLVLNMIPIWLTSLTFGVTVAQASTFFVKQGSTMNRKIGDSFEIPPASVYALSAVGMIISVTIYDKILVPMLRKATGSERGINILQRIGIGMIFSVLSMAVAAVVERNRLRLVEEESIGGGSIGPTVPMSVFWLVPQFMILGIGDGFTLVGLQEYFYDQVPDSMRSLGIAFYLSVIGVGSFLSSFLITVADHVTQKIGTSWFGKDLNNSRLDNFYWLLAVLNGLNLCVFVFVASRYTYKTVQKVAVADSYEGDRAEQMA